The following coding sequences lie in one Apium graveolens cultivar Ventura chromosome 3, ASM990537v1, whole genome shotgun sequence genomic window:
- the LOC141712473 gene encoding uncharacterized protein LOC141712473, whose product MLQNVEVQVSVPVPKPRANESKSETLKKRLDISKNQVDRFSRVVAPSGLLNGLNPRIINNVRKSRQVRSKMEALVSFARYKDIPSLKQSLSAAMSLQNVSSLSNEESSNQATVSTFSLKAANVASEWLELLHQDIKGRLTSIL is encoded by the exons ATGCTTCAGAATGTGGAAGTGCAG GTTAGCGTGCCAGTGCCAAAGCCACGTGCAAATGAAAGTAAATCTGAGACACTAAAGAAGAGGCTGGATATTTCCAAAAATCAGGTTGACAGGTTTTCCAGAGTTGTTGCTCCTAGCGGATTGCTTAATGGATTAAACCCTAGAATTATAAACAATGTGAGAAAGAGTAGGCAAGTTCGTTCTAAAATGGAGGCACTGGTGAGCTTCGCAAGATATAAGGATATACCTTCTCTGAAACAGTCATTGTCTGCAGCTATGTCATTACAAAATGTGAGCTCTTTGTCTAATGAAGAGTCATCAAACCAAGCCACTGTTTCTACTTTTTCTCTCAAAG CTGCTAATGTAGCTTCCGAGTGGTTGGAACTTCTTCATCAGGACATTAAGGGGCGCCTTACAAGTATTTTATAG